In Firmicutes bacterium ASF500, a single genomic region encodes these proteins:
- the argS gene encoding Arginine--tRNA ligase, with protein sequence MTNMIQSAREQVAALTQAAYQAAAASGALPAGGEAVRATIEIPKDTSHGDYASSFAMAGAKALHMAPRAIAQAIVDHLELEGSYFSKAEIAGPGFLNFTLGPKWYGEVLSAVETEGPAYGSGNEGAGKKVMVEFVSANPTGPMHMGNARGGVLGDTLANVLARDGWKVWREFYVNDAGNQINKFARSIYARYQQIVWKDDTLPFPEDGYQGEDIKELAQAYYEAYGDAGLNEPEQDELFAIAQFGLERNIPKMKADLKKYGIEYDQWFLESSLHNSGFVADTVQLLTEKGWTYEKDGALWLNTTELLKKKYMAEGKSQEQADKLDLKDDVLRRANGFYTYFAADIAYHRNKLEERGFDLAINIWGADHHGHVARLQAALDGLGLDGSRRLVIVLMQLVNLLQDGKPVRMSKRTGKAIALHDLLDEISVDAARYYFNNRASSSPLDFDLDLAVRQDSENPVYYVQYAHARICSLLARMEESGAQVCSAGQIDARVLTQPEELALIKSLAQYPEELHLAARDYDPSRVNRYLTALAGDFHRFYNACRCMVDDPCLQAARLKLADAARAVLANGLNLLGVTAPERM encoded by the coding sequence ATGACAAACATGATCCAGTCCGCCAGGGAGCAGGTGGCCGCGCTGACTCAGGCGGCCTATCAGGCCGCCGCCGCTTCGGGGGCTCTGCCCGCCGGGGGGGAGGCGGTGAGGGCCACCATTGAGATTCCCAAGGACACCTCCCACGGGGACTACGCCTCCTCCTTCGCTATGGCAGGGGCCAAGGCCCTCCATATGGCCCCCCGGGCCATCGCCCAGGCCATTGTGGACCACCTGGAGCTGGAGGGCAGCTATTTCAGCAAGGCGGAGATCGCCGGTCCCGGCTTTTTAAACTTCACCCTGGGCCCCAAGTGGTACGGCGAGGTGCTGTCCGCCGTGGAGACGGAGGGGCCCGCCTACGGCTCCGGCAACGAAGGGGCGGGGAAAAAAGTGATGGTGGAGTTTGTCTCCGCCAACCCCACCGGCCCCATGCACATGGGCAACGCCCGGGGGGGTGTGCTGGGCGACACCCTGGCCAACGTCCTGGCCCGGGACGGCTGGAAGGTGTGGCGGGAGTTCTACGTCAACGACGCGGGCAACCAGATCAACAAGTTTGCCCGGTCTATCTACGCCCGCTACCAGCAGATTGTCTGGAAGGACGATACCCTCCCCTTCCCCGAGGACGGCTACCAGGGGGAGGATATCAAGGAGCTGGCCCAGGCATACTATGAGGCGTACGGCGACGCCGGCCTCAACGAGCCGGAGCAGGATGAGCTGTTTGCCATCGCCCAGTTCGGCCTGGAGCGGAACATCCCCAAGATGAAAGCCGACCTGAAAAAGTACGGTATTGAGTACGACCAGTGGTTTCTGGAGTCCTCCCTCCATAACAGCGGCTTTGTGGCCGATACGGTGCAGCTCCTCACCGAAAAGGGCTGGACCTATGAGAAGGACGGGGCCCTTTGGCTGAATACCACCGAGCTGTTGAAGAAAAAATATATGGCCGAGGGCAAGAGTCAGGAGCAGGCGGACAAGCTGGACCTGAAAGATGACGTGCTCCGCCGGGCCAACGGCTTTTACACCTACTTCGCCGCCGACATCGCCTACCACCGGAACAAGCTGGAGGAGCGGGGGTTCGACCTGGCCATCAACATCTGGGGGGCCGACCACCACGGCCATGTGGCCCGGCTCCAGGCGGCGCTGGACGGCTTAGGGCTGGACGGCTCCCGCCGGCTGGTGATCGTGCTGATGCAGCTGGTCAACCTCCTCCAGGACGGCAAGCCGGTGCGCATGTCCAAGCGGACGGGCAAGGCCATCGCCCTCCACGACCTTCTGGATGAGATCAGCGTAGACGCCGCCCGGTACTATTTCAACAACCGGGCCAGCTCCAGCCCCCTGGACTTCGACCTGGACCTGGCCGTCCGCCAGGACAGCGAGAACCCGGTGTACTATGTCCAGTACGCCCATGCCCGCATCTGCTCCCTGCTGGCCCGCATGGAGGAGAGCGGCGCGCAGGTGTGTTCCGCCGGGCAGATCGACGCCCGCGTTCTCACCCAGCCCGAGGAGCTGGCCCTGATCAAATCCCTGGCCCAGTACCCCGAGGAGCTCCATCTGGCCGCCCGGGACTACGACCCCAGCCGCGTCAACCGCTATCTCACCGCCCTGGCCGGCGACTTCCACCGCTTCTACAACGCATGCCGCTGTATGG
- a CDS encoding IS1595 family transposase ISFiba1 — MAKSKRYPLGTFMKEFSNEAKCREYLANLRWPVGFVCPKCGCHHACLLSNGRYQCAECHHQNSVTAGTVLHRTHMPLTQWFFAFYFVSQDKRGISAVALMSVLGTTYKTAWYMLMRIRTAMGQRDKIHQLNGSIEFDDTYFGGPTVGKKRGRGTEKAKVFVAVSLDERGNPLYTKMRVTQNIKRTSVKKFAQAAFVQGSTIHSDGYGSYIPALEGYAHEHKPYAPHSGLLHWLHIVISNAKAFILGTYHGLPKKYLQAYLDEYCFRFSRRDFGPRLLERLVLAIGASAWLS; from the coding sequence ATGGCAAAGAGTAAGCGGTATCCTCTGGGAACTTTCATGAAAGAGTTTTCCAACGAGGCAAAATGCCGGGAGTACCTGGCAAATCTGCGGTGGCCGGTCGGGTTTGTCTGCCCTAAATGCGGCTGTCACCACGCTTGCCTGCTATCCAACGGCCGGTATCAATGTGCTGAGTGCCACCACCAGAACTCAGTGACAGCGGGAACGGTGCTCCATAGGACCCATATGCCGCTGACGCAGTGGTTTTTTGCATTCTACTTTGTCAGCCAGGATAAGCGGGGCATCTCAGCCGTTGCGCTGATGTCGGTGCTGGGAACGACTTATAAAACCGCATGGTATATGCTCATGCGTATCCGTACCGCTATGGGTCAGCGGGACAAAATCCATCAGCTCAATGGGAGCATTGAATTTGACGACACCTACTTTGGTGGGCCAACTGTTGGGAAAAAACGGGGCCGGGGTACGGAAAAGGCGAAGGTTTTTGTGGCTGTGTCTTTGGATGAGCGTGGAAATCCTCTCTATACCAAGATGCGGGTCACGCAGAATATCAAGCGGACCTCTGTCAAAAAATTTGCCCAAGCTGCGTTTGTCCAGGGCAGTACGATCCACAGTGACGGTTACGGGAGTTATATCCCGGCTCTGGAGGGCTATGCCCATGAGCACAAACCCTACGCCCCCCATTCGGGCCTGCTCCATTGGCTGCACATCGTAATCAGTAACGCCAAGGCGTTCATCCTGGGTACTTACCATGGCCTGCCTAAAAAGTACCTCCAAGCCTACCTTGACGAATATTGCTTCCGCTTCAGCCGCCGTGACTTTGGCCCCCGCCTCCTGGAGCGCCTGGTCTTAGCTATTGGTGCTTCTGCTTGGCTGAGTTAA
- the yqiK gene encoding Inner membrane protein YqiK, with amino-acid sequence MLDAIMPFIPVIAIVLVLLFILLLGYVKAPPDQAYIISGLKKESKVLIGRAGIRVPFLERMDRLYLGQMTVDIKTEQSVPTSDFINVNVDAVAKVRISPQAEGIKLAAKNFLNKRPEDITRDLQDSLQGNMREIIGTLSLKEINTDRDSFSDQVMQKASKDMDKLGIEILSCNIQNVTDENGLIKDLGADNTSLIKKNAAIAKAQADRDIAIAQAEAERESNEARVQADTQIAQKQTELEIRRAELKIMADGKKAEADAAYEIQSQEQRKSIETATVNAEIAKTQRQAELKQVEVEVQKQKLEAEIRAQADAERYRQQQEAEAALFKRQKDAEAARYEQEQKAQAEMKIAEAQKYTKEQEAEGIAAVGKAEAEAIRAKALAEAEGIDKKAEAMKKYGEAAVIEMVMQALPEIAKNVAAPLSRVDKITMYGEGNSAKLLEDIVSGTAQVTEGISQSMGIDVKALVAGMLGSKLAGGEDKTIVIQTPPSPPADPKKP; translated from the coding sequence ATGCTTGACGCGATCATGCCCTTTATCCCTGTAATTGCCATCGTTCTAGTGCTGCTCTTTATTCTCCTGCTGGGCTATGTCAAGGCTCCGCCCGACCAGGCGTACATCATCTCCGGCCTCAAGAAGGAGAGCAAGGTGCTCATCGGCCGGGCCGGTATCCGCGTGCCCTTCCTGGAGCGCATGGACCGGCTCTATCTGGGCCAGATGACGGTGGACATCAAAACCGAGCAGTCCGTCCCCACCAGCGACTTTATCAACGTCAACGTAGACGCCGTGGCCAAGGTCCGCATCTCCCCCCAGGCGGAGGGGATCAAGCTGGCGGCCAAGAACTTCCTGAACAAGCGCCCCGAGGATATCACCCGTGACTTACAGGACTCCCTCCAAGGCAATATGCGCGAGATCATCGGCACGCTCTCCCTCAAGGAGATCAACACTGACCGGGATTCCTTCTCCGACCAGGTGATGCAGAAGGCCAGCAAGGACATGGATAAGCTGGGGATTGAGATCCTCTCCTGCAACATCCAGAACGTCACCGATGAGAACGGCCTCATCAAGGACCTGGGCGCTGACAACACCAGCCTCATCAAAAAGAACGCCGCCATCGCCAAGGCCCAGGCCGACCGCGACATCGCCATCGCCCAGGCGGAGGCGGAGCGGGAGTCCAACGAGGCCCGGGTCCAAGCGGACACCCAGATCGCCCAGAAGCAGACCGAGCTGGAGATCCGTCGGGCCGAGCTGAAAATCATGGCCGACGGCAAAAAGGCCGAGGCCGACGCCGCCTATGAGATTCAGAGCCAGGAGCAGCGCAAGAGCATTGAGACCGCCACCGTCAACGCGGAGATTGCCAAGACCCAGCGGCAGGCCGAGCTGAAGCAGGTGGAGGTCGAGGTCCAGAAGCAGAAGCTGGAGGCGGAAATTCGGGCTCAGGCCGACGCCGAGCGCTACCGCCAGCAGCAAGAGGCGGAGGCCGCCCTGTTCAAGCGCCAGAAGGACGCCGAAGCCGCCCGCTACGAGCAGGAGCAGAAGGCCCAGGCCGAAATGAAGATCGCCGAGGCCCAGAAATACACCAAGGAACAGGAAGCCGAGGGTATCGCCGCCGTAGGTAAGGCGGAGGCGGAGGCCATCCGGGCCAAGGCCCTGGCTGAGGCCGAGGGTATCGACAAGAAGGCCGAGGCCATGAAGAAGTACGGCGAGGCCGCCGTCATCGAGATGGTCATGCAGGCCCTGCCCGAGATCGCCAAAAACGTGGCCGCCCCCCTGTCCAGGGTGGACAAGATCACCATGTACGGCGAGGGCAACAGCGCCAAGCTGCTGGAGGACATCGTCAGCGGTACCGCCCAGGTCACCGAGGGCATCTCCCAGAGCATGGGCATCGACGTGAAGGCCCTGGTGGCCGGCATGCTGGGCAGCAAGCTGGCCGGAGGCGAGGACAAAACCATTGTCATCCAAACGCCCCCCTCCCCGCCCGCGGACCCCAAGAAGCCCTAA
- a CDS encoding IS1182 family transposase ISBcl1: MVDTESLVPPEHLLRQVDAAVDFEKLYEIVEPLYSEEEGRRSIDPVVLFKIVLLQHLDGNTSLRGTLRRAQTDVAYRWFLRYTLSEELPHFSTVSYNFRHRYTPETIELVFQWILKEAGTAGALPPAAVFIDGTHIKASANLKKKMKQEVPAAAKRYQEELLAEVNADREAHGKKPLDDEEEPPKAGGKKQDNTSKKKQARRKKEAKKQKTVTVSTTDPESGMFQKGEHKRCFAYEAHTACDKSGYVLETVVTPGNVHDSVAFDDVYDKLIQSFPEVETVVADAAYKTPHICKKVFRDGRVLSTAYKRPMTMKGGHPWWSYVYDEYYDCVICPEYHILSYRTTNRDGYREYRSDPTICAQCPTRHLCTKSKSFVKTVLRHIWKGYEELADDARYTPEYKQLYARRKETIERVFADAKEKHAMRYTVYRGLAQVSNWVRLKFAAMNLKKLARWKARKRFAPPSSTPSSYILFLINVVPYLASLPDRPFFDKLTRRTILVRRVCYIRASWGPRAGRGAFG, translated from the coding sequence ATGGTGGACACAGAAAGCCTGGTGCCGCCCGAACATCTATTGCGGCAGGTGGATGCAGCGGTAGATTTCGAGAAATTGTACGAAATCGTGGAGCCGTTGTACAGTGAAGAAGAGGGGCGGCGGAGCATCGACCCAGTGGTGCTGTTCAAAATCGTATTGCTGCAGCATTTGGATGGGAATACCTCTTTGCGGGGAACGCTGCGCAGAGCGCAGACAGATGTAGCATACCGGTGGTTTTTGCGATACACGCTGAGTGAGGAGCTTCCCCATTTTTCCACGGTGAGCTACAACTTCCGGCATCGGTACACCCCGGAAACGATAGAGTTGGTGTTTCAGTGGATATTGAAAGAGGCGGGAACAGCGGGAGCACTGCCCCCGGCGGCGGTATTTATAGATGGGACACACATCAAAGCCAGCGCAAATCTGAAGAAGAAAATGAAGCAGGAAGTACCGGCAGCAGCAAAACGATACCAGGAAGAACTGCTGGCGGAAGTGAACGCGGACCGGGAGGCTCATGGAAAAAAGCCACTGGATGATGAAGAAGAACCACCCAAAGCTGGAGGGAAGAAACAGGACAACACCTCAAAAAAGAAGCAGGCCCGGAGGAAGAAAGAGGCGAAAAAGCAGAAAACAGTAACGGTATCCACCACAGACCCGGAGAGTGGAATGTTCCAAAAAGGGGAGCACAAGCGGTGCTTCGCTTATGAGGCCCATACCGCCTGTGACAAGAGCGGTTACGTATTGGAAACAGTGGTCACCCCCGGAAATGTCCATGACAGCGTGGCGTTTGACGATGTTTACGACAAATTGATTCAATCGTTTCCAGAGGTGGAAACAGTGGTGGCAGACGCTGCCTACAAGACCCCGCATATCTGCAAAAAGGTATTTCGAGATGGCCGGGTATTGTCTACAGCCTACAAGCGGCCCATGACGATGAAGGGTGGACATCCCTGGTGGTCTTACGTCTATGATGAATATTATGACTGCGTGATCTGCCCAGAATACCACATCCTGTCCTACCGCACCACCAACCGGGATGGATACCGTGAATACCGCAGCGATCCGACAATTTGTGCCCAGTGCCCCACCCGGCATTTATGTACAAAATCCAAAAGCTTCGTAAAGACTGTCCTGCGGCACATCTGGAAGGGCTATGAGGAACTGGCCGATGATGCCAGGTACACCCCGGAGTACAAGCAGCTCTATGCAAGGCGCAAAGAGACCATTGAGCGAGTTTTTGCCGATGCAAAAGAAAAACACGCCATGCGCTATACCGTTTACCGTGGTCTGGCCCAGGTTTCCAACTGGGTGAGGCTTAAATTTGCTGCCATGAACCTCAAAAAGTTGGCAAGATGGAAAGCCAGAAAGCGCTTTGCTCCGCCTTCCTCCACACCCTCCTCCTACATTTTATTCCTCATTAACGTTGTGCCCTATCTGGCTTCATTACCAGACAGGCCATTTTTCGACAAGCTGACGCGGCGGACCATCTTGGTCCGCCGCGTCTGTTATATTAGGGCTTCTTGGGGTCCGCGGGCGGGGAGGGGGGCGTTTGGATGA
- the rfbF_3 gene encoding Glucose-1-phosphate cytidylyltransferase → MNIGELVKFHRTHGKLVTMSAYNAGQRFGVLDIDSGGQIREFREKTRGDGSLINIGFMVCQPEFIDYIEGDATVLEKEPLQTVAEQGQLMAYKHGGFWGCMDTVREKENLEAMWANGKAPWKVW, encoded by the coding sequence TTGAATATCGGTGAACTGGTGAAATTCCACAGAACTCACGGGAAGCTGGTGACTATGTCGGCGTATAACGCAGGGCAGCGTTTCGGTGTGCTGGATATAGACAGCGGCGGACAGATTCGTGAATTCCGTGAAAAGACTCGGGGAGACGGCAGTTTGATCAACATCGGCTTTATGGTTTGCCAGCCTGAGTTTATCGATTATATTGAGGGCGACGCCACTGTGTTAGAGAAGGAGCCTCTTCAGACTGTTGCTGAACAGGGCCAGCTGATGGCATATAAGCACGGCGGATTTTGGGGCTGTATGGATACGGTTCGGGAAAAGGAAAATCTGGAGGCAATGTGGGCAAACGGAAAAGCTCCGTGGAAAGTTTGGTAA